A genomic segment from Thermoplasmatales archaeon encodes:
- the trpS gene encoding tryptophan--tRNA ligase, with protein MAEDLRITPWSVSGSVQDKDYDKIANEFGAKIIDERLLKRIKKITGDLHPFLLNGIFYAHRDLDLALDDYSNGKPFYLYTGRGPSGEMHLGHILPFMFTKWLQEKFNAELIIQITDDEKYLFREIGDRDLKEFTHSNIIDILSLGFDPDKTHILIDSEHSGILYNNAIKVARNITASSVKAVFGLKDSDNIGKYFFTSIQAVPAFILSYLKNENIRCLIPYGIDQDPHFKLARDVLPKLGYYKPSSIISKFIPSLQGSGKMSSSDPNSVISLNDSRNSVRKKLMKYAFSGGRDTAEEQRKYGANPDIDFSFNIFRIMESDQSKVSAVHESYMSGEMLSGEMKSIAAEKISEFLEILRSRREDVENNLDAYMFDEKKFN; from the coding sequence GTGGCTGAGGACCTCAGGATAACCCCATGGAGCGTGTCGGGAAGCGTTCAGGATAAAGATTACGATAAAATAGCGAATGAATTCGGTGCAAAGATAATCGATGAGCGCCTTCTTAAGCGAATAAAGAAAATAACTGGTGATCTTCATCCTTTCCTGCTGAACGGAATATTTTATGCTCACAGGGATCTTGACCTTGCTCTTGACGATTACAGCAATGGAAAACCGTTCTATCTTTACACCGGGAGGGGCCCATCCGGCGAGATGCATCTGGGGCACATACTGCCATTCATGTTCACGAAATGGTTGCAGGAAAAATTCAACGCTGAACTTATTATCCAGATTACCGACGATGAAAAATATCTTTTCAGAGAGATAGGAGACCGGGATCTGAAAGAATTCACGCACAGTAACATAATAGATATCCTCAGTTTGGGGTTCGATCCAGACAAAACACACATACTGATAGATTCTGAACATTCTGGAATCCTCTACAATAACGCGATCAAGGTGGCAAGAAACATTACTGCCTCCTCTGTTAAAGCTGTCTTTGGACTGAAAGACAGTGATAACATAGGCAAATATTTCTTCACAAGCATCCAGGCCGTACCTGCGTTTATTCTTTCCTATCTTAAGAACGAGAACATAAGGTGCCTCATACCTTACGGGATAGACCAGGATCCACACTTCAAGCTTGCTAGGGATGTCCTTCCGAAACTCGGTTACTACAAACCCTCATCGATAATATCAAAATTCATTCCATCGCTTCAGGGCAGCGGAAAGATGTCTTCTTCGGATCCAAACTCGGTTATATCGCTGAATGACAGCAGAAACAGTGTGAGGAAGAAGTTGATGAAATACGCATTCTCCGGTGGAAGAGATACAGCAGAGGAACAGAGGAAATACGGAGCAAATCCAGATATAGACTTCTCGTTTAACATTTTCAGGATCATGGAAAGCGATCAATCCAAGGTATCTGCTGTACACGAGAGCTACATGTCTGGAGAAATGCTAAGCGGCGAGATGAAATCAATAGCGGCAGAAAAGATCAGCGAATTCCTCGAGATTCTGAGATCAAGAAGAGAGGACGTTGAAAATAATCTTGACGCGTACATGTTCGATGAAAAGAAATTTAACTAG
- a CDS encoding AzlC family ABC transporter permease codes for MSSKFDPYFSISMSYLPSGIAFGAFATALKIPVVITIVLSLFVYSGAVQSAFLGFWVTGLEPFSMILTAFLLNLRHTFYGPHIESERNDIKLKNVLTIGPLLTDEVYALSVSPLFPDKKHIFFLAIFAYANWATATALGAFVAGIAPPRVLDILLIALPTLFLGLLVPRVRSSYAVVTAMSAGIIAISGRLLHLPAFFIIIPILGGVIIGYAWKKFEEGHRL; via the coding sequence TTGAGCAGCAAATTTGACCCTTATTTCAGTATATCCATGAGTTATCTGCCTTCAGGTATAGCGTTTGGGGCGTTTGCAACTGCATTGAAGATACCCGTCGTTATCACTATCGTCCTCTCCCTATTCGTTTATTCGGGAGCAGTCCAATCAGCATTCCTGGGCTTTTGGGTAACCGGGCTTGAACCTTTCTCAATGATCCTTACAGCATTTCTACTGAACTTAAGGCATACATTCTACGGCCCACATATAGAATCCGAAAGAAACGATATCAAGCTGAAGAACGTCCTGACCATCGGCCCGCTTCTTACGGACGAAGTCTACGCCCTATCTGTATCGCCCCTTTTCCCCGACAAGAAGCACATATTCTTTCTTGCAATATTCGCATACGCAAATTGGGCCACCGCAACGGCCTTGGGAGCTTTTGTTGCCGGAATAGCTCCGCCCAGAGTTCTTGACATACTGCTAATCGCACTTCCAACTCTCTTCCTTGGTCTCCTCGTGCCCAGAGTTAGGTCCAGTTATGCCGTGGTCACTGCCATGTCCGCAGGCATAATTGCAATATCGGGTAGGTTGCTGCACCTACCCGCATTTTTCATTATAATACCAATACTGGGCGGCGTCATCATAGGTTATGCGTGGAAAAAATTTGAGGAGGGCCACAGGCTGTGA
- a CDS encoding AzlD domain-containing protein has product MNTILVIIVVVLALLSISQRVLPWVFYSRFRENKKIENLFDLFAISAFTSLFVYNVLNITPLTIIALVAAFIVALKTKNLPLTIVTAILVASFTLLI; this is encoded by the coding sequence GTGAATACGATACTCGTTATAATTGTGGTAGTCCTCGCCCTGCTGAGCATTTCTCAGCGCGTATTGCCTTGGGTATTCTACTCAAGATTCAGGGAGAACAAAAAGATAGAGAACCTATTCGATTTGTTCGCAATTTCCGCATTTACGTCACTCTTCGTATATAATGTTCTCAATATTACACCCCTGACGATAATTGCACTGGTGGCTGCTTTTATTGTGGCCCTGAAAACAAAAAACCTTCCACTCACGATAGTCACTGCGATTCTCGTGGCATCCTTCACCCTTTTGATCTAA
- a CDS encoding DMT family transporter produces the protein MQRKLFFIIMLLIVTFFWGVTFPIIKVALVYISPAPFLAIRFGFASAMMLIFVKKSHNLLKINNIKYGLIAGFLLFLGYFFQTVGLDYTTAAASGVITGLYVILLPIISFLYLKNKITRVDILATGTAFFGLILLSYSPSGGFGNRIGDVLTLLCAVVYAVQIVYVSRYSKSLDSYSFTFYQLFAVSIFSGLMIPFMPGSLFILNDYAVFAIVFTAIFGSVFAYYVSTIALKFVDPTTAGVIFVGEPVFAALTSVIFLHEILGKFVIIGSVIMVGSILGITVERYLRERKSEGTPQEMP, from the coding sequence ATGCAAAGGAAACTTTTTTTCATAATTATGCTTTTAATCGTGACATTTTTCTGGGGTGTCACTTTTCCAATAATAAAGGTGGCACTGGTATACATCAGCCCAGCACCGTTCCTTGCAATACGTTTTGGGTTTGCTTCTGCAATGATGTTGATATTTGTTAAGAAGAGCCATAATTTACTCAAGATTAACAATATTAAATACGGCTTGATAGCAGGTTTTTTGCTGTTCCTTGGATATTTTTTTCAAACCGTTGGACTTGATTATACAACTGCAGCTGCTTCAGGTGTTATAACCGGACTTTATGTTATACTCCTCCCGATCATTTCTTTCCTGTATCTTAAAAACAAGATAACGCGGGTCGATATCCTAGCCACGGGAACCGCTTTCTTTGGCTTAATCCTCCTCTCTTACAGTCCATCCGGAGGTTTTGGCAACAGGATCGGAGATGTACTTACGCTATTATGTGCTGTTGTTTACGCTGTACAGATTGTTTACGTATCCAGGTACTCAAAATCCCTTGATTCTTACTCCTTTACATTCTACCAGCTGTTTGCAGTTTCAATATTCTCGGGCCTGATGATACCTTTCATGCCTGGAAGTCTGTTCATTTTGAATGACTACGCGGTTTTCGCAATCGTTTTCACAGCAATATTTGGGAGTGTTTTTGCATATTATGTATCCACAATTGCACTCAAGTTTGTGGACCCAACAACGGCCGGCGTTATTTTTGTCGGTGAGCCTGTTTTTGCTGCCCTCACTTCAGTAATCTTTCTTCATGAGATTCTAGGAAAGTTTGTCATAATCGGCAGCGTGATCATGGTAGGTTCCATTCTCGGTATAACAGTCGAAAGATATCTCAGGGAAAGAAAATCAGAAGGCACGCCTCAGGAAATGCCTTAA
- a CDS encoding carbon-nitrogen hydrolase family protein, giving the protein MKVVIVQMSSTEDKKRNLDKSLDSINRAAKEKPDLVVFPEYQMFVPDYSRPEFVKENAETVQGEFISSITAMAERLKLHVLINVTELDKTSFKPFNTSFLISDLGIISGRYRKMHLFDAYGMTESCCYEPAHDPPVTMRLNNANIGVQICYDLRYPEPSRVLRLQGSHVLVYQAGWFSGNRKLETWKTLLRARAMENGAFVIGAAQCGPKFTGHSMVVSPYGDVLDEAENDEVVVSTDLDLDLINKYAKDVALIEHRRRDLYDVSGL; this is encoded by the coding sequence GTGAAAGTTGTAATAGTTCAGATGAGTTCAACAGAGGATAAGAAGAGAAATTTGGACAAATCCCTGGATTCCATAAACAGGGCTGCAAAAGAAAAACCTGATCTAGTTGTTTTTCCCGAATACCAGATGTTTGTTCCGGATTATTCCAGACCGGAATTCGTTAAGGAGAATGCAGAAACTGTGCAGGGTGAATTCATATCCAGCATAACCGCAATGGCGGAGAGATTGAAGCTGCATGTTCTCATCAATGTCACCGAGCTGGACAAAACATCGTTCAAGCCGTTCAATACGTCATTCCTTATCAGCGATCTCGGCATAATCTCTGGGCGTTACCGGAAGATGCACCTATTCGATGCATACGGCATGACTGAGAGCTGCTGTTATGAGCCTGCACATGATCCTCCTGTAACAATGAGGCTGAATAACGCGAACATTGGTGTCCAGATCTGCTATGATTTGCGGTATCCTGAGCCCTCTAGGGTACTGCGACTTCAGGGCAGTCATGTCTTGGTGTACCAGGCAGGGTGGTTTTCAGGAAACAGGAAGCTGGAAACATGGAAGACACTCCTCAGGGCGCGTGCAATGGAAAATGGCGCTTTTGTGATCGGTGCTGCTCAGTGTGGCCCAAAATTCACAGGCCATTCGATGGTGGTTTCACCCTACGGAGACGTCCTGGATGAGGCAGAGAATGATGAAGTTGTCGTATCTACGGATCTGGACCTTGATCTCATAAATAAATATGCAAAGGATGTTGCTCTTATAGAGCACAGGAGACGCGATCTTTACGACGTTTCAGGACTCTGA
- a CDS encoding DNA topoisomerase IV subunit A produces the protein MSQNETSVKLSSIVERVYNTLTTGEIPEILMPSRNKDNIVLDPKYSVWKYGSTTVARSAKTVDGAEYMVKLLYVIDFINEMIREGKSSTLREMYYISEGWNLGKFHTQDESNMLAEDLEVISSMMREDFKLRPEENGASVIGNITLEEKTRKGEFKRINCKDDVGDGGYPIPYSVESDKLRFVGADAEYVLALETGGMFDRLVENGFDEDSRCILVHLKGQPARSTRRLLKRMNTELNLPIYVFTDGDPWSFRIYGSIAYGAIKTAHISDYLAVPTAEFIGVTASDILNYDLPTDKLNDKDIAALNAELKDPRFTSEFWKSEIETMLQIGKKAEQQALAKYGLDYVTRTYLPEKISQLAGR, from the coding sequence ATGTCACAAAATGAAACATCTGTGAAATTATCAAGCATAGTTGAGCGTGTTTACAATACATTGACAACGGGCGAGATTCCGGAAATACTGATGCCCTCCAGAAACAAGGATAATATCGTTCTTGATCCAAAGTACTCTGTATGGAAATATGGCAGCACAACAGTTGCCCGCTCCGCGAAAACAGTTGACGGGGCAGAATACATGGTGAAACTTCTTTATGTGATAGATTTCATAAACGAGATGATCCGCGAGGGGAAATCCTCGACACTGAGGGAAATGTACTACATTTCCGAGGGATGGAATCTTGGCAAGTTCCACACGCAGGATGAAAGCAACATGCTTGCAGAGGATCTCGAAGTCATAAGCTCTATGATGAGGGAAGATTTTAAGCTCAGGCCTGAAGAAAATGGAGCTAGCGTGATCGGCAATATAACTCTGGAAGAAAAGACCAGAAAAGGCGAGTTCAAGAGGATCAACTGTAAGGACGATGTTGGCGACGGCGGTTATCCTATTCCATATAGCGTGGAATCGGATAAGCTAAGGTTTGTAGGCGCAGATGCCGAATATGTACTTGCTCTGGAAACAGGTGGTATGTTTGATCGTCTTGTTGAAAATGGTTTTGACGAGGATAGCAGATGCATACTTGTTCACCTGAAGGGTCAGCCAGCAAGAAGCACCAGGCGCTTATTGAAGAGAATGAACACAGAGCTTAATCTACCAATTTATGTTTTCACTGACGGCGATCCATGGTCGTTCAGGATCTATGGTTCAATTGCTTATGGTGCTATTAAGACTGCACACATATCGGACTACCTTGCCGTTCCAACAGCGGAATTCATTGGTGTTACAGCATCAGACATACTGAATTACGATCTTCCAACAGATAAACTCAACGACAAGGATATCGCAGCTCTTAATGCAGAGCTCAAGGATCCAAGATTCACCTCGGAATTCTGGAAATCGGAGATAGAAACCATGCTTCAAATAGGAAAAAAGGCAGAGCAGCAGGCGCTCGCAAAGTACGGGTTAGATTATGTGACCAGGACCTATCTTCCAGAGAAGATTTCTCAGCTCGCGGGGCGGTGA
- a CDS encoding DNA topoisomerase VI subunit B, translating to MVSRKGTISEFREASISEFFEKNRHILGFDSPQKSLFMIVKEAMDNSLDACEEYQILPEITVSISKIGDDEYSIMVEDNGPGIERKHVPDVFGRLLYGSRFHSLKQSRGQQGIGITAAILYGQITTAAPTYIKTKRESDDVAYEFELGLDVKHNVADLHYERPVIWNVPHGTHIAIKAKGKYQTGKQSIFEYIKECAVANPNATFHFIDPDGKRYDILRVVETPSLPAIPVKPHPLGLEVGEIMIMAKSSEAPNMKSFLKMEFNRISDNVADEILEKSSLDKSKDPKQLSLPEIKLLKEAFTKVKLMPPPTDCLSGLGPEFIRKGLKSVYGENKPSHYSKPISRPVSIYNGNPFSVEAGLVFGGNLRADEPIRIVRFANKVPLLYQPGACVITKSISEMDWRPYGFDQKGGTGIPFGPAIVFVHVYGIRMPFTSESKEAIASVPEISSEISTALKMLGRGVKLFLGKKDRRQKVYEKFRLVSALLPEIGRKSAAILGKPSPELDPVISKIANVVFVTEEINKQDDVFNITVRTINYTKNKVSMKLFADPATGDDIPQNLQWEIDSLEPSKEFSAQFSMPAIQDYQGTNYYFTGIDPVRVQGAEPLPADFGTGSVEVMETEDEENVTK from the coding sequence ATGGTTTCACGCAAGGGAACAATTTCTGAATTCAGGGAAGCGTCTATTTCTGAATTCTTCGAAAAAAACAGACACATCCTGGGATTCGATTCCCCTCAGAAATCCCTTTTCATGATAGTGAAGGAAGCGATGGACAATTCCCTCGATGCGTGCGAGGAGTATCAAATCCTTCCTGAAATTACAGTATCCATAAGCAAGATTGGCGATGATGAATACTCAATTATGGTTGAAGATAACGGTCCAGGTATAGAAAGAAAGCATGTCCCCGATGTATTTGGTAGGCTTCTCTACGGATCCAGGTTCCACTCACTGAAGCAGTCAAGAGGACAACAGGGCATCGGTATAACTGCGGCGATCCTCTATGGGCAGATAACAACGGCAGCCCCAACCTACATAAAAACAAAAAGAGAAAGCGATGACGTTGCATACGAATTTGAGCTTGGACTGGACGTTAAGCATAATGTTGCAGATCTCCACTATGAGAGGCCGGTGATATGGAATGTTCCCCACGGAACGCACATTGCCATTAAGGCCAAAGGGAAGTATCAGACAGGAAAGCAGTCCATTTTTGAATACATAAAGGAATGTGCTGTGGCCAATCCTAATGCAACATTCCACTTCATAGATCCAGACGGGAAAAGATATGATATATTGAGGGTTGTTGAGACTCCCTCCCTTCCTGCTATTCCCGTAAAACCCCACCCCCTTGGCCTTGAGGTTGGGGAGATAATGATAATGGCAAAGTCCTCCGAAGCTCCGAACATGAAGTCGTTTTTGAAAATGGAATTCAACAGGATCAGCGACAATGTGGCCGATGAGATTCTGGAAAAGTCATCCCTCGATAAATCAAAGGATCCAAAACAGCTCTCTTTGCCTGAAATAAAGCTTCTCAAGGAGGCATTCACCAAGGTAAAACTTATGCCCCCTCCAACCGACTGCCTATCCGGGTTAGGACCTGAATTCATAAGGAAAGGTCTCAAAAGTGTATACGGGGAAAACAAGCCTTCCCATTACTCAAAGCCGATATCGCGGCCCGTCTCCATCTACAATGGCAATCCGTTTTCGGTCGAGGCAGGCCTTGTTTTCGGTGGGAATTTGCGGGCAGACGAGCCTATAAGGATCGTCCGATTTGCCAACAAAGTGCCGTTGCTTTATCAGCCGGGTGCATGCGTCATAACAAAATCAATTTCAGAGATGGACTGGCGGCCGTACGGCTTCGACCAGAAAGGCGGTACGGGGATACCTTTTGGCCCGGCCATAGTTTTTGTTCATGTGTATGGTATCCGGATGCCATTTACATCGGAGTCGAAGGAGGCGATAGCTTCTGTTCCGGAGATTTCTAGCGAAATTTCCACAGCTCTGAAAATGTTGGGCCGCGGTGTGAAGCTGTTTCTTGGCAAAAAGGATCGAAGGCAGAAAGTTTATGAAAAATTCCGCCTTGTCAGTGCACTTTTGCCGGAAATAGGAAGGAAATCCGCAGCAATACTTGGAAAACCTTCACCTGAGCTTGATCCTGTAATTTCCAAGATAGCAAATGTAGTATTTGTAACCGAAGAGATAAACAAGCAGGACGATGTATTCAATATAACTGTGAGGACAATAAATTACACGAAGAATAAAGTCTCCATGAAGCTGTTTGCTGATCCGGCCACGGGTGACGATATACCGCAGAACCTTCAGTGGGAAATCGATTCTCTGGAACCATCCAAGGAATTTTCTGCCCAGTTCTCGATGCCAGCGATACAGGACTACCAGGGTACGAACTATTATTTCACAGGAATCGATCCTGTAAGGGTCCAGGGTGCAGAACCATTGCCTGCAGATTTCGGGACAGGTTCCGTTGAAGTAATGGAAACAGAGGACGAAGAAAATGTCACAAAATGA